GCTCAAGGCAGGCTAATGTTTGAGCTCTTTTTTATGCTTTTTCAGCATAAAAAAAGCGAGTGCTGAAAGCAGGAAATAGCTTCAAATAAAAATCATTATTTTTGTCGCCAATTCAACGATTAAATAATTACACAAATTAACAATTTATGAAAGCATATATTTTTCCAGGACAAGGAGCACAATTTTCAGGAATGGGATTGGATTTATACGAGAAATTTCCATTAGCACAAGAATATTTCGAAAAAGCAAATGATATTTTAGGGTTTTCAATTACAGACATTATGTTTGAAGGAACTGCTGAACAATTGAAAGAAACGAAAGTTACACAACCTGCTATTTTTTTACATTCGGTGATTTTAGCGAAGGTTTTGGGTGATTCTTTTCAGCCAGCAATGGTTGCTGGACATTCTTTAGGGGAATTATCGGCTTTGGTTGCAATTGGAGTTTTATCTTTTGAAGATGGTTTGGAATTGGTTTCAAAAAGAGCTTTGGCAATGCAAAATGCGTGTGAAACACAAAAATCTACAATGGCTGCAATTATTGGTTTAGAAGATACTATAGTTGAGGAATTTTGTGCAGAGGTTGATGGAGTGGTGGTAGCTGCAAATTATAATTGTCCAGGTCAATTAGTGATTTCAGGAGAAGTAGAAGCTGTTGAAAAAGCTTGCGAAATATTAAAAGAAAAAGGTGCAAAAATGGCTGTAGTGTTGCCTGTTGGTGGTGCATTTCATTCGCCTTTAATGGAGCCTGCAAGAGAGGAGTTAGCTGCTGCAATTGAAGCAACAACTTTTAACGAACCAATTTGTCCAGTTTATCAAAATGTAGCTGCAATGGCTATAAATGATGCTGCAACTATAAAAGGAAATTTAGTAGCTCAATTGACTGCGCCTGTAAAATGGACACAATGTATCCAAGCAATGATTGCTGATGGAGCAACCGAATTTATAGAAGTTGGCCCAGGAAAAGTATTACAAGGTTTAATGCGTAAAATTGATAGAAAAGTTGCTGCAAGTGGAGCTGCTGTTTAGTTTACAGTTTACAGTTTTCAGTAACAGTTTATAGTAAAAAAAAATCCCAATTTCAAATTTGACATTGGGAATTTTTATTCTATTTTCTTTTTTAAAAGACTTACTTTTTAATCTCTTTTTGTCTTTCATTCAATAAAACAGGTTCTCCATAACCCAATTCTTTCATTCTTTCTAATTGCGTTTCAGCATCACCAACCACTAACCAAATCATTTTATTTGGGTTGATATATTTGTTTGCTAATTCAGCAATTCGTTCTTTAGTCATGGTATTTACAACATTTTCTCTCTCTTTAACATAGTCAGATTCCCAGCCATAATCGCTCATATTCGAGAGCATGTTTAGTTTTGCTCTTGAGGTTTCAAAAGCCCTAGCATTACTTTTAATTAAAAAGCTTTTTGTGGTTTCTAAATCTTTATCAGAAAAAGTACTTGGATATTCTTCTAATATTTTCTTTACAGCTTGTGCAGATTCTAAAGTAACATTACTTCTTACGCCACTAGAAATCGTAAAATCTCCTTTCGCTTTTGTACCAGAAAAACCAGAACGAATTCCATACGTATATCCTTTTCCTTCACGTAATTCTTGTGTTAATCTAGAGGCAAAACCACCACCACCTAAAATATAATTCATCACATTTGCTGCATAAAAATCATCATCATTAGCAGCCAAAGCTGGTGCTCCAAATTGTAAAACCGATTGTTTTGCATTTGGAATATCATAAAAATAAACGGTTGGTTTGTCTGGAGCATCTGGAGTTGTATACTCAGGAATAGTTACTTCTTTTGCAGCCCAATTATCATTTAAATCAGCTAATGAAGAGGTTACATTTTCTTCAGAAATATCTCCAACAACTAACATTTTAGCAACAGAAGGAGAAATGTAATTGTTATAAAAAGTTTTCACATCTTCTAAAGTGATGCTTTCTACAGATGAAACTGTTCCTAAATTATTTTTAGAACGGATATTATCTTTTCCGTAAATCAACTCATTATACGTATTTCTTGCTACAGAATTAGGATCTGCTTCCTGCTGACGTAAACGTGCAATGGTTGCGCTTTTTAATAGTTCGAATTCACTTTCGTCAAATCTTGGTTCTAACAAAATTTCTTGCACTAAAGCCAACGTTTTCTCGTAGTTTTTAGCTAAAGTAGTTGCGCTTATTGTAATTTCTTCTTGACCTGAATACACATTTATACTAGCACCTAGTTCTTGAATTGCTTCTTCTAGTTCAGCTACAGTTTTGTTTTTTGTGCCCTTTTCAAGAAGATTCGCAGTTAAATTGGCAACACCCAATTTATCCATAGATTCTAATAACTGTCCACCATCAATTGTTACATAAAATTGTACGAGAGGCACTTCATCATTTTCAATTCCGAATATTTTTAAACCATTATTTAAACTTGTTTTATAAACTTCAGGAGTTGCTAAAGACGGTGTTTCTCCGTAATTTGGTTCAACACTTCTATCAAAAGAAGAAGGTGTTTTCTCATACGTTGCTGCGATTTTTGGATCGAAACTTTCTTCTGCTCCTGTTACAATTTTCTCTTCTACAACATCAGCTAAAATAGAGCCTGTTAACGCTAAATCAGCTTGATTTTTTGGTACAAAACTAGTAGCAATGTAATTTTTATTTTTGATGTATTTATTATACACATTCATTACATCTTCTGTAGTTACTGCTAATGTGTTTTTGATGTCTTCAGTTACAAAACCAGGATTTCCTGTATAAGTATTGTAAGATGCTAAACCAGTTCCTTTACCCAAAACACTCGATAAACTCTGATAAAAATTAGTTTCTTGACCCGCTTTTATTCTGTTTAAATCTTTTTCAGAAATCCCTTCTGCTTCAAATTTTGCAAATGCTTTTTCAACGCCAGCTTTTAAAGTATCTAATTTTATATCATTAAAAGCTCTAATCACTAAATGTGTTTCTCCAGCAATTTCAGAAGCATAATTATACATAGTTGTGTTAGATGTCAATTTTAAATCATCAACCAAAACCTCATTAAAAGGTGCTTTTTTGCCACTAGTTAAATACTGTGTTAAAACCTCTAAAGCATAAGAATCTTTGTGATACTGCTCCACACTTGGCCAAGCCATTGTTAATTGAGGAACTCTTGCAAAATTATCTTCATAATATAAGAATTTAGTTTCAGCAACATTTCCAGCTTTTTTCTCTAAAGCAGGAATTTCTTCACCTTTAGGTATTTCGTCAAAATATTTATGAACCCATTTTGTAGCTTGTTCAACATCAATATCTCCAGACAACACTAAAGTTGAATTATTTGGCACATACCATTTTTTGAAAAACGTTTTTACATCGTCTAAAGTTGCATTTTGTAAA
The DNA window shown above is from Polaribacter sp. Hel_I_88 and carries:
- the fabD gene encoding ACP S-malonyltransferase, with translation MKAYIFPGQGAQFSGMGLDLYEKFPLAQEYFEKANDILGFSITDIMFEGTAEQLKETKVTQPAIFLHSVILAKVLGDSFQPAMVAGHSLGELSALVAIGVLSFEDGLELVSKRALAMQNACETQKSTMAAIIGLEDTIVEEFCAEVDGVVVAANYNCPGQLVISGEVEAVEKACEILKEKGAKMAVVLPVGGAFHSPLMEPAREELAAAIEATTFNEPICPVYQNVAAMAINDAATIKGNLVAQLTAPVKWTQCIQAMIADGATEFIEVGPGKVLQGLMRKIDRKVAASGAAV
- a CDS encoding pitrilysin family protein gives rise to the protein MKKLLIVFLAITAFIGCKNSSEDKSTEKTPELSINYKKITLDNGLDVVFHVDKSDPVVAVELMVHVGSAREIEGRTGFAHLFEHLLFLESENLGKGGLDKMSARIGGSGANGSTSRDRTNYLQTVPKDALEKMIWAEADKLGYFINTVTDPVLAKEKQVVKNEKRQSVDNRPYGHNFYVLGKNLYPKDHPYNWQVIGSLEDLQNATLDDVKTFFKKWYVPNNSTLVLSGDIDVEQATKWVHKYFDEIPKGEEIPALEKKAGNVAETKFLYYEDNFARVPQLTMAWPSVEQYHKDSYALEVLTQYLTSGKKAPFNEVLVDDLKLTSNTTMYNYASEIAGETHLVIRAFNDIKLDTLKAGVEKAFAKFEAEGISEKDLNRIKAGQETNFYQSLSSVLGKGTGLASYNTYTGNPGFVTEDIKNTLAVTTEDVMNVYNKYIKNKNYIATSFVPKNQADLALTGSILADVVEEKIVTGAEESFDPKIAATYEKTPSSFDRSVEPNYGETPSLATPEVYKTSLNNGLKIFGIENDEVPLVQFYVTIDGGQLLESMDKLGVANLTANLLEKGTKNKTVAELEEAIQELGASINVYSGQEEITISATTLAKNYEKTLALVQEILLEPRFDESEFELLKSATIARLRQQEADPNSVARNTYNELIYGKDNIRSKNNLGTVSSVESITLEDVKTFYNNYISPSVAKMLVVGDISEENVTSSLADLNDNWAAKEVTIPEYTTPDAPDKPTVYFYDIPNAKQSVLQFGAPALAANDDDFYAANVMNYILGGGGFASRLTQELREGKGYTYGIRSGFSGTKAKGDFTISSGVRSNVTLESAQAVKKILEEYPSTFSDKDLETTKSFLIKSNARAFETSRAKLNMLSNMSDYGWESDYVKERENVVNTMTKERIAELANKYINPNKMIWLVVGDAETQLERMKELGYGEPVLLNERQKEIKK